In Tursiops truncatus isolate mTurTru1 chromosome 19, mTurTru1.mat.Y, whole genome shotgun sequence, a genomic segment contains:
- the CENPT gene encoding centromere protein T, translating to MADSYSRDSEPTTRTLLRRVLDTADPRTPRRPRSARTDVQRALLQTPSSRRLRSQTKTTARRCSNRARSVDRLAHVQASGHLEEQTPRTLLKNILLTAPESSILMPESVVKPVLAPQVVQASRRESGRGSLELQLPELEPPTTLAPGLLALGRRKQRLRLSVFQQGVDLGLPPSQEPHGNADASSLTSSLNLTFATPLQTQSVKRPGLARRPPTRRAVDVGTLLQDLRDTSLALAPPDTVLEDTQPFSQPLVGRSASVHHSLPCRSHSGAKDVERAASRRTWSSGLGLQNNGAGKAAQLLAGKVEEVDALAMGFPNISSNISGEDGVEPLQNGVGEEAEERMEESLREVEKAAEAQGSARAEELEGHIEVTEAEGSWGAVEAKEPEGSSGDEDTSGRTASPELASSTPEFLRARRLQFLEPAPPPSTAVLPSEPPEPLLARLPPKPRIPGSRPRQDPYKTGLNHYAKLFSFYAKMPMEKKAVEMVEKCLDKYFQHLCDDLEVFAAHAGRKTVRPEDLELLMRRQGLVSDQVSLHVLVERHLPLEYRQQLIPCAFSGNTVFPAQ from the exons ATGGCGGACAGCTATAGCCGGGACAGCGAGCCTACGACGCGCACGCTGCTACGGCGCGTGCTGGATACAGCGGATCCTCGCACCCCGCGGCGACCCCGGAGTGCTCGGACTGA TGTCCAGAGAGCCCTGCTTCAAACACCTTCCTCTAGGAGGCTGAGGAGCCAAACAAAGACGACTGCCAGGCGTTGTTCTAATAGAGCCAGG TCTGTTGACAGATTGGCCCATGTTCAAGCCAGTGGACACTTGGAGGAACAGACACCCCGGACTCTGCTGAAGAACATCTTACTAACTG CCCCGGAATCTTCCATCCTAATGCCAGAGTCAGTGGTGAAGCCAGTGCTGGCACCGCAGGTGGTCCAGGCTTCCAGACGGGAAAGCGGTCGGGGCAG CCTGGAGTTGCAGCTTCCTGAACTTGAGCCCCCCACAACCCTGGCTCCAGGTCTGCTGGCTCTTGGCAGAAGGAAGCAGAGACTGAGGTTGTCAGTGTTTCAGCAAGGAGTGGACTTGGGACTGCCTCCCTCCCAAG AGCCTCATGGGAATGCTGATGCCTCTTCCCTCACCAG CTCCCTCAACTTGACCTTCGCCACACCTCTGCAAACACAATCAGTGAAGAGGCCTGGTTTGGCCCGCAGACCTCCTACCCGCCGAGCTGTAGATGTGGGTACACTTTTGCAGGATCTGCGAGATACTTCCCTGGCCTTGGCTCCTCCAG ACACAGTGTTGGAGGACACCCAGCCCTTCTCCCAGCCCTTGGTTGGCCGTTCCGCCAGTGTGCACCACTCCCTGCCTTGCCGCTCTCACTCTGGGGCTAAAGATGTGGAGAGGGCTGCCAGTCGCAGGACATGGAGCAGTGGGCTTGGGCTGCAGAACAACG GTGCTGGGAAAGCAGCCCAGCTTCTGGCAGGAAAGGTGGAGGAGGTTGATGCCCTTGCTATGGGCTTTCCGAACATCAGCAGTAATATCTCTGGAGAAGATGGAGTAGAGCCCTTACAGAATGGAGTAGGTgaggaggcagaggaaagaatggaagaaagcTTGAGGGAAGTGGAGAAGGCAGCAGAAGCACAAGGATCCGCCAGAGCAGAAGAGCTTGAAGGACACATAGAAGTGACCGAAGCAGAGGGATCCTGGGGGGCTGTCGAGGCCAAGGAGCCAGAAGGATCTTCAGGGGATGAAGACACCTCTGGTAGAACAG CAAGCCCAGAGTTGGCCTCCAGCACCCCAGAGTTCCTTCGGGCCAGGCGACTTCAGTTTCTTGAGCCAGCTCCACCGCCTAGCACTGCAGT GTTACCTTCAGAGCCTCCGGAGCCTCTGTTGGCCAGGCTTCCTCCCAAGCCCCGAATCCCTGGCTCCAGACCCCGTCAAGATCCCTACAAGACTGGACTGAACCACTATGCGAAACTCTTTAGCTTCTATGCTAAGATGCCTATGGAGAAGAAGGCTGTGGAAATGGTGGAGAAGTG CCTGGACAAGTATTTCCAGCATCTTTGTGACGACTTGGAGGTATTTGCTGCTCATGCTGGTCGCAAGACTGTGAGGCCAGAGGACCTGGAGCTGCTGATGCGAAG GCAGGGCCTGGTCAGTGACCAAGTCTCCCTGCATGTGCTCGTGGAGCGGCACCTGCCCCTGGAGTACCGACAGCAGCTCATCCCTTGTGCATTCAGTGGCAACACTGTCTTCCCTGCCCAGTAG
- the TSNAXIP1 gene encoding LOW QUALITY PROTEIN: translin-associated factor X-interacting protein 1 (The sequence of the model RefSeq protein was modified relative to this genomic sequence to represent the inferred CDS: inserted 1 base in 1 codon; substituted 4 bases at 4 genomic stop codons), whose amino-acid sequence MATGCKLPQLPWPLVLAARLPXGHGLPEAAVPQLRDHVESTLATFRSDRRXFLPHRSQEYSETQAFSETEDAAADQREKIRALEPLKAKLVTVNEDCNERILAMRAKERDEISMLKKEKMNLLKLIDKKNEKISLQSEVTKLRKNLAEEYLRYLSEQDARKILIADLNELRYQREDMSPAQSPGVWEEDPVKLTVALKMARQDXTRRQMELNTMKANFGDVVPRRDFEMQEKTLKDLQEQEIQRTAIPRPDWSKCEDVVAGGRDRWQMLAEGKNSDQLVDVLLEIGEGLLQEKDFFPGLGYGESIPPFLWFDGVMQNKKPTKKDVVNLLKDAWKERITEEQKFPDFFFNFLERRFGPGDAMAWAYTIFXYTKLFHSNEVMSQFYAILMGKRKESVYIKQKETIAQLLKEMTSADSQNEGLLTMEQLSTALKSTFPFKKDERIQELMESGGWHPSSSNADLLNYCVLFMEDKEGQSVPFVQKLWEQYMDEKDEYLQELKQELDLELHDEVTLPKVHEALMNTDPSLDKQTLNSYLSQAFQLPMTELPKEGEEKEEGIVIRLQAALEQLQMSDVRRMGPXEQEPAS is encoded by the exons AGCACACTTGCGACCTTTAGGAGCGATCGTAGATGATTCCTTCCTCACAGAAGCCAAGAATACTCAGAAACGCAAGCTTTCTCAGAAACGGAAGACGCTGCTG CCGACCAGAGGGAGAAGATTCGGGCTCTGGAGCCCCTGAAGGCGAAGCTTGTCACTGTGAATGAGGACTGCAACGAGAGGATCCTGGCCATGAGGGCTAAGGAGAGAGATGAAATCTCCATGCTGAAGAAAGAGAAGATGAATTTGCTAAAACTCATTGATAAGAAGAATGAGAAGATCTCATTGCAGAGTGAG GTGACCAAACTGAGGAAGAACTTGGCTGAGGAGTATCTGCGCTACCTCAGCGAGCAAGATGCCCGTAAGATCCTTATTGCAGACCTGAATGAGCTACGGTACCAGCGGGAAGACATGTCACCAGCCCAGTCCCCAG GTGTCTGGGAGGAGGACCCTGTGAAGTTAACAGTGGCTCTGAAGATGGCCCGGCAAG TGACCCGCAGGCAGATGGAACTCAACACCATGAAGGCCAACTTTGGAGACGTGGTGCCCAGAAGGGACTTTGAAATGCAGGAGAAGACCCTCAAGGATCTGCAGGAGCAG GAGATCCAGCGCACGGCCATACCGCGGCCAGACTGGTCCAAGTGTGAAG ATGTGGTGGCTGGAGGACGAGATCGCTGGCAAATGCTGGCCGAGGGCAAGAACAGCGACCAGCTGGTGGATGTGCTCCTGGAGATTGGCGAGGGGCTGCTCCAGGAGAAAGACTTCTTCCCTGGTCTG GGTTATGGGGAATCCATCCCCCCTTTCCTTTGGTTTGATGGTGTCATGCAGAACAAGAAGCCAACCAAGAAGGATGTGGTAAACCTCCTCAAGGATGCCTGGAAGGAACGTATCACTGAGGAGCAG AAGTTCCCAGatttcttcttcaatttcctgGAGCGTCGCTTTGGGCCTGGTGATGCCATGGCCTGGGCTTACACCATTTTTTAATATACCAAGCTCTTCCACTCCAATGAGGTCATGAGTCAGTTCTATGCAATCTTGATGGGAAAG AGGAAAGAGAGTGTGTACATCAAGCAGAAGGAGACAATAGCACAGCTGCTGAAGGAGATGACCAGTGCTGACAGCCAGAACGAGGGGCTACTAACCATGGAGCAGTTAAG CACTGCCCTCAAGAGTACCTTCCCCTTCAAGAAGGACGAGAGAATTCAGGAGCTGATGGAGTCAGGGGGCTGGCATCCCAGCAGCAGCAATGCAGACTTGCTCAACTACTGCGTATTATTTATGGAG GACAAGGAGGGCCAGAGCGTGCCCTTTGTACAAAAGCTGTGGGAACAGTACATGGATGAAAAGGATGAATACTTACAGGAGTTAAAGCAGGAGCTGGACCTGGAACT CCACGATGAGGTGACCCTACCCAAGGTACATGAGGCCTTGATGAACACTGATCCCAGCCTGGACAAGCAGACCCTAAACAGCTATTTGAGCCAGGCCTTCCAGCTCCCCATGACAGAACTGCCAAAAGAGGgcgaggaaaaggaagaaggcaTTGTGATAAGGCTCCAGGCTGCACTGGAACAGCTTCAGATGAGTGATGTTAGGCGTATGGGGCCCTGAGAGCAGGAACCTGCAAGCTGA
- the THAP11 gene encoding THAP domain-containing protein 11, which produces MPGFTCCVPGCYNNSHRDKALHFYTFPKDAELRRLWLKNVSRAGVSGCFSTFQPTTGHRLCSVHFQGGRKTYTVRVPTIFPLRGVNERKVARRPAGAAAARRRQQQQQQQQQQQQQQQQQQQQQQQQQQQQPSPSASTAQTAQLQPNLVSASAAVLLTLQAAVDSSQPPGSVPPAPTTPTGEDVKPIDLTVQVEFAAAEGAAAAAAASELEAATAGLEAAECPMGPQLVVVGEEGFPDTGSDHSYSLSSGTTEEELLRKLNEQRDILALMEVKMKEMKGSIRHLRLTEAKLREELREKDRLLAMAVIRKKHGM; this is translated from the coding sequence ATGCCTGGCTTTACGTGCTGCGTGCCAGGCTGCTACAACAACTCGCACCGGGACAAGGCGTTGCACTTCTACACGTTTCCCAAGGACGCTGAGCTGCGGCGCCTTTGGCTCAAGAATGTGTCCCGTGCCGGCGTCAGTGGGTGCTTCTCCACCTTCCAGCCCACCACGGGCCACCGTCTCTGCAGCGTTCACTTCCAGGGCGGCCGCAAAACCTACACGGTGCGGGTCCCCACCATCTTCCCGCTGCGCGGCGTCAACGAGCGCAAAGTAGCACGCAGACCCGCGGGGGCCGCAGCCGCCCGCCgcaggcagcagcagcagcagcagcagcagcaacagcagcagcagcagcagcagcagcagcagcaacaacaacagcagcagcagcagcagccgtcGCCGTCCGCCTCCACTGCCCAGACCGCCCAGCTGCAGCCGAACCTGGTATCTGCTTCTGCGGCTGTGCTCCTCACCCTTCAGGCTGCTGTGGACAGCAGCCAGCCTCCGGGATCCGTGCCTCCGGCTCCCACCACTCCCACGGGAGAAGATGTGAAGCCCATTGACCTGACGGTGCAAGTGGAGTTCGCGGCCGCAGAGGGCGCGGCCGCCGCAGCCGCTGCGTCGGAGCTAGAGGCTGCTACAGCAGGGCTGGAGGCCGCCGAGTGCCCCATGGGCCCCCAGTTGGTGGTGGTCggggaagagggcttccctgatacTGGCTCCGACCACTCGTACTCGTTGTCGTCAGGCACCACAGAGGAGGAGCTCTTGCGCAAGCTGAACGAGCAGCGGGACATCCTGGCGCTGATGGAGGTGAAGATGAAGGAGATGAAGGGCAGCATCCGTCACCTGCGTCTCACCGAAGCCAAACTCCGTGAAGAACTACGCGAGAAGGATAGGCTGCTGGCCATGGCTGTCATCCGCAAGAAGCACGGAATGTGA